One Panicum virgatum strain AP13 chromosome 3N, P.virgatum_v5, whole genome shotgun sequence DNA segment encodes these proteins:
- the LOC120665275 gene encoding uncharacterized protein LOC120665275 translates to MSDCKYNRVISNYIVNPEMLMTGAIPSLFRNAYKRLNGMLLVDGEERTAAPQEDLDDHRSRVDDGEPTQEGTAAHGEAAELAKKIIQKLKGGAKGRGVVEDAWALSEELVKLRKDDDGSVSDRMWTVLFVVWVEMLCFSASRCRGYPHAKSLGKGGDAGEYLSYIWLLLWCMGMETLADKMQRAPEMSEQEDGSAGGGGAEIADTTSTTPAETIIGDENER, encoded by the coding sequence ATGAGCGACTGCAAGTACAACAGGGTGATCTCCAACTACATCGTCAACCCGGAGATGCTCATGACCGGCGCCATACCTAGCCTGTTCAGAAACGCATACAAGAGGCTCAATGGCATGCTGCTGGTTGATGGAGAGGAGAGAACTGCAGCGCCCCAAGAGGACCTGGACGACCACCGCAGCAGGGTGGATGATGGAGAACCTACGCaggaggggacggcggcgcacggggaggCGGCCGAGCTCGCCAAGAAGATAATCCAGAAGCTCAAGGGCGGTGCCAAAGGCAGAGGCGTCGTTGAAGATGCTTGGGCGCTCTCCGAGGAGCTCGTGAAGCTGCGCAAAGATGATGACGGCAGTGTCAGTGACAGGATGTGGACGGTGCTATTCGTCGTGTGGGTGGAGATGCTCTGTTTCTCCGCCAGCAGGTGCAGAGGGTACCCGCACGCCAAGAGCCTGGGAAAGGGCGGAGACGCCGGAGAGTACCTCTCCTACATCTGGTTGCTCCTGTGGTGCATGGGGATGGAAACCTTGGCAGACAAGATGCAGAGGGCGCCGGAGATGTCAGAGCAAGAAGACGGCAGTGCTGGTGGTGGAGGCGCTGAGATCGCTGACACTACATCCACCACGCCAGCAGAGACCATCATCGGTGACGAGAATGAGAGATGA